A single window of Methylobacterium nodulans ORS 2060 DNA harbors:
- a CDS encoding polyhydroxyalkanoate depolymerase produces the protein MMYLMRESCELILTPARIAADLTKLACENPLNPLTYTIAGRSVAASCEIFERATRAYPKPAFDLAASERVVWEQPFCRVIAFGEPSDKPKLLLVAPMSGHYATLLRGTVAAFLDTHQVFITDWSDARQVPLAAGRFGLDEYIDYCMALFEALGPDLHVMAVCQPSVPVLAAIARMEAEDHPLVPRSATLLGGPIDTRRSPTAVNDLAQQRGIAWFRRHCIHAVPPSYPGDGRAVYPGFLQLTGFMGMNLDRHLTAHWDMFNHLVEGDGDSATKHREFYDEYLAVMDLTAEFYLETVEQVFIAHRLPRGEMRHRGQPVDLGAIRRCALMAVEGEKDDITGVGQTLAALDLTPNLPPERKAYHLQAGAGHYGIFNGSRFRAEIAPKIKQFMQHNSEQSGEKTLACEQTVMLQPDEDRADGLDASVALIVYQAPPQCPAVPALQIAGQS, from the coding sequence ACACGATAGCCGGTCGCTCGGTGGCAGCCTCATGCGAGATATTCGAGCGGGCGACGCGGGCCTATCCCAAGCCTGCCTTCGACCTGGCCGCCTCGGAGCGGGTCGTGTGGGAGCAGCCCTTCTGCCGCGTGATCGCGTTCGGCGAGCCGTCCGACAAGCCCAAGCTGCTGCTCGTCGCGCCCATGTCCGGCCACTACGCGACCTTGCTGCGGGGCACCGTAGCGGCTTTCCTCGACACGCATCAGGTGTTCATCACCGACTGGAGCGACGCCCGACAGGTGCCGCTGGCGGCAGGACGTTTCGGCCTCGACGAGTACATCGACTACTGCATGGCCCTGTTCGAGGCGCTCGGGCCCGATCTGCACGTGATGGCGGTGTGCCAGCCCTCCGTTCCCGTGCTGGCCGCCATCGCCCGCATGGAGGCCGAGGACCACCCTCTGGTGCCGCGCTCGGCAACCCTCCTGGGCGGTCCGATCGACACCCGGCGCTCGCCCACGGCGGTCAATGATCTCGCCCAGCAGCGTGGCATCGCCTGGTTCCGGCGGCACTGCATCCACGCCGTGCCGCCGAGCTACCCCGGCGACGGACGTGCGGTATATCCCGGTTTCCTTCAGTTGACCGGCTTCATGGGGATGAACCTCGACCGGCATCTGACGGCGCACTGGGACATGTTCAACCACCTCGTCGAGGGCGACGGCGACTCCGCGACCAAGCATCGCGAGTTCTATGACGAATACCTCGCGGTGATGGATCTGACGGCGGAATTCTACCTGGAGACGGTCGAGCAGGTGTTCATCGCGCACCGGCTGCCGCGTGGCGAGATGCGGCACCGCGGCCAGCCGGTCGACCTGGGCGCGATCCGCCGCTGCGCTCTGATGGCTGTCGAGGGAGAGAAGGACGACATCACAGGGGTGGGTCAGACCCTGGCGGCTCTGGACCTCACACCCAATCTGCCGCCCGAGCGGAAGGCGTACCACCTCCAGGCCGGGGCGGGCCACTATGGCATCTTCAACGGCTCGCGGTTCCGGGCCGAGATCGCGCCGAAGATCAAGCAGTTCATGCAGCACAATTCCGAGCAATCCGGCGAGAAGACGCTGGCCTGCGAACAGACTGTCATGCTCCAGCCCGACGAGGACCGGGCGGACGGGCTCGACGCGTCCGTTGCTCTGATCGTGTACCAGGCGCCGCCTCAGTGCCCTGCGGTTCCGGCCTTGCAAATTGCAGGGCAGTCTTGA
- a CDS encoding PAS domain S-box protein gives MTANWNDEPPIAHLFGDAATAIYTTDADGWLTYYNTAAAELWGYRPEIGRTRWCGSWRIFTPQGTELPLDQCPMAIALKEVRPVRGVRAVLERPDGTLIPFMPYPTPIRASSGALTAGWNMLVALDSQQARQAVDLSGADVLMDCAQKLPDGEDLDDLTGQLQSTLAAIADVEVAHQIDCERLGDWSGSNAEKARIVAQLELKRERRRAALMRKFSELQERTASLSLRSSYERFSVH, from the coding sequence ATGACTGCCAACTGGAACGATGAGCCGCCGATCGCACACCTCTTCGGTGACGCTGCCACGGCGATCTACACCACGGATGCCGATGGATGGCTGACCTACTATAACACTGCGGCTGCCGAGCTTTGGGGGTACCGTCCGGAGATCGGCCGCACGCGCTGGTGCGGCTCCTGGCGCATCTTCACGCCTCAGGGAACTGAATTGCCCCTCGATCAGTGCCCGATGGCCATCGCGCTGAAAGAGGTCCGCCCCGTGCGGGGCGTCCGGGCTGTGCTGGAGCGGCCTGACGGAACCCTCATCCCCTTCATGCCCTATCCGACCCCCATTCGCGCCTCTTCAGGAGCACTGACCGCCGGCTGGAACATGCTGGTGGCGCTCGACTCGCAGCAGGCCCGGCAAGCGGTCGACCTATCCGGTGCGGATGTGCTCATGGATTGCGCGCAGAAACTGCCGGATGGCGAGGACCTCGACGATCTGACAGGCCAGCTCCAGTCCACATTGGCCGCCATCGCCGATGTTGAAGTCGCGCATCAGATCGACTGCGAAAGGCTGGGCGATTGGAGTGGGTCAAACGCAGAGAAAGCACGTATCGTAGCGCAGCTGGAGCTCAAGAGGGAGAGGAGGCGGGCCGCGCTGATGAGGAAATTCAGCGAATTGCAGGAGCGCACAGCTTCACTTTCGCTGCGTTCATCGTATGAGCGCTTCTCAGTTCATTAA